The following DNA comes from Candidatus Woesearchaeota archaeon.
AAAGAGCAACATAAAGCACCTGTTCAAGGCATTCTACTTCCTCAACAAGCTTGACCTGGAAATAATTGAGGTGAAGAAGAAAAAATTCTTTGAAAACAGCGAGTATTCCCTTGAGGCATATTCCCTTGAGCACAAGGTGCCGTGCCTCGGCTTCAGGTTTGTGGAAAAGGACAAAAGAAAAGTTGAAATGGCAAAGGCAAAAAAACTCGGGCTTTCAGAAGGGCCGCTCATCGGGGAGATTCAGGAAGGAAAAACAATAGTTTTCAACGGCAAAAAGATAACACCGTCAATGATAACATACATGCAGAAAGGAATTATCATTGGATACATATCTGACACAAACAAGTGCAACAGCTGCCTCTCTATTGCAAGGGATGCTGATGTTCTGATATCTGAAGCCACATTTGGAATTGGGTTTGATGAGAAGGCAGAGGAATACACACACATGACTGCAAAAGACGCAGGAATGATTGCATCAGGCGGAAACGCAAAGAAGCTTATACTCACGCACTTCAGCCAGAGATACAAGTCAACTGACGAGATTTTGGAAGAGGCGCAGAACTACTTTGCAAACACAATCTGCGCATATGATTTCATGAAGGTTACTGTCTAAATAAAGAGAACTCTTGACATTTCTTCCCTTACCTTTTTCACATCCACATCCTTCAAGGTAACTCTGCCCGCGTGTTCAGCATAGCTTATGGATTTTCTTG
Coding sequences within:
- the rnz gene encoding ribonuclease Z, which translates into the protein MAEIVFLGTSSMVPTKERNHSAIFFSHNSEGILFDCGEGTQRQLKIAGINPNRINKILLSHWHGDHVLGLPGLLQTLASNGYDSKLQIFGPKGTKSNIKHLFKAFYFLNKLDLEIIEVKKKKFFENSEYSLEAYSLEHKVPCLGFRFVEKDKRKVEMAKAKKLGLSEGPLIGEIQEGKTIVFNGKKITPSMITYMQKGIIIGYISDTNKCNSCLSIARDADVLISEATFGIGFDEKAEEYTHMTAKDAGMIASGGNAKKLILTHFSQRYKSTDEILEEAQNYFANTICAYDFMKVTV